The genomic segment TACAGGCTTGGCCCCCAGCCCCAGGCTGTGTATTTTATCCGCAAAGCTTTCATCCGCCGAGAGAAAAACCGCGAAAGGCGCACCGTGTATTATTTGCTGGGTGAGGGCGCCGGAGGGGCCGCTGGAGATAACCCAATCAGTCTCGTGCTGTTGTGCCCACAGTTTTTCCAGGGCCTCAAGAGTGGGCTTAAAATTGCTTGCCACGGCAATTTTAAGTGGCTCGGCGGCGAGCTTGCCGCTCAGAGAAAATATTAATATCAGACCGATAAAAGCGCGCATAACTGGCTCGCGGGGTTAGCTTGTGCTGCAGAGCAATAAAACAAAAGCGCCCGCAGGCGCTTAATTCAGGAGTCGATTGTGCCACAAGCGGGCTCAGGCCGCATGATGAGCACCGGCTTTGCTGTTGTTAGGTTTATCGCGCTTGCTATTAATTGGCTCGACTTTCTTTTGTTTTTCATACAAAAAGCGCAGCACCGCACTGCGGTAGTGGTTGTAATCAGCGTTGTCGGCCAGTGCCAGGCGATCGCGAGGCCTGGGCAAGTCCACCTCGAGTATTTCACCGATGCTGGCAGCGGGGCCGTTGCTCATCATGACAATGCGGTCGGATAGCAGTACCGCTTCGTCAACATCGTGAGTAATCATAATAACTGTGTTACCCAGATCGGCCTGAATATCCATCAGTGAGTCTTGTAGGTGTGCCCGGGTCAGTGCATCCAGCGCGCCAAAGGGCTCATCCATTAATAGTACTTGCGGCTCCATTGCTAGAGCGCGGGCGATACCGACGCGCTGTTTCATACCGCCGGAGATCTCGTCCGGTTTTTTATGCATGGCGTGTCCCATCTGTACCAGCTGGAGGTTGTGCTCGATCCAGTCGCGCATCTCAGAGCGGCTTTTCTGCCGGCCAAATACGCGTTTAACGGCCAGCTCTACATTTTGATAGGCGCTGAGCCAGGGCAGCAAAGAATGGTTTTGAAATACCACCGCGCGCTCTGGGCCTGGCTCATCCACTTCGCGGCCGTTGAGAATCACACCGCCGGTGGTGGCTTTGTACAGGCCCGCGACAATATTCAGTACCGTCGATTTACCGCAGCCGGAGTGGCCAATCAGTGAAACAAATTCGCCCTCCTTAATTTTCAAATTAACATCCTGCAAGGCGCAAAATGGCCCCTTGGGGGTGGGAAAGCTGATGCCGACTTGCGACAGTTCAAGGTGTGTCTTGTGCATAAGAATTCTCCTGTTAGCGAACCACGGCGGTTTTGTCCCAATTAACCCAGCTTTGTAGCAAGAGCAGGGCGCGATCCAGCAAAAAGCCGATAAAGCCAATCATTAATACCGCCACGCAAATACGACCCAGTGAGTTGGATGAACCATTTTGAAATTCGTCCCAGACAAATTTACCTAGCCCCGGGTTTTGTGCCAGCATTTCGGCGGCAATCAGAACCATCCAGGCAATACCTAAGGACAGGCGCAGGCCGGTAAACATCATCGGAATAGCGGAGGGCAAAACGATGGTTTTAACATGGGTAAACCAACCCAGGCGCAACACCCGGCTGACGTTTTGTAAATCCTGATTCAGACTGGCGACGCCCACGGCGGTGTTGATCATGGTGGGCCACAGGCAGCAGAGGGTGACGGTTACCACCGAGGTGATAAAGCTCTTCGCCAGCATCGGATCATCGGTAACGTAAACGGCGCTCACGACCATAGTGACCAAGGGCAACCAGGCCAGGGGTGATACGGGTTTAAAAATCTGGATAATCGGATTAAGTGCCCGGTACACGGTGTTGCTAAGGCCAATGCAAATACCCAGAGGAATCGCAATGGCTGTGGCCAGCAGAAAACCGGTCATGACGGTGACCAGACTGGTAATAATCTGGTCGAAAAAAGTGGGCCGACGGTTAAAGTCACGCCAGCGCACTTCGGCGTTGGGATCAGCGGCTAACTTCTTTTCATTGCGCGCTTGTTGGCGCTCGTAAAATGCCGCTTCGCGTTCGTTTTCGGCGCGGTGTTCTGACAGCAAATTGTTCCACTGTTCATGAACTTCGGCGGGACCGGGAAACTGTCCCAGCGAGGTGTCGACCTGCTTGGCTCCCAAATGCCAGAGTCCGAGAAATAACAAAAGCCCCACCAAAGGTATTAATACGGCTTTGCCCAGTGCTTGCACTTCGGCCTTGCCAAAACGCAGGCTCTGCCACTTTTGTTTTACGGCGATTGCGGAATTCATAACCTGCTCCTCGCGAAATAAAAAACAGCGCTTTAGCCCGTGGCCAAAGCGCCAAGGGGTTACTACTTACAAAGTGTCTTTGGATTTCAAACCGATGGTCAGCTTTTCCAGGTACTCGTTGGGTTTGCTGCCGTCGTAGCTAATGCCATCGATAAACTCAGGCTGCGGGCCTTTAAAGCCAGTTTCGCTGGCGAAGTCAGGAAACTCAGTCGCCTCGGCTTCACCGTCTTCGATCAGGGCCTTGGCCGCTTCGGCATAGATGTCCGGGCGGTACACTTTCTTGGCGGTATCGAAGTACCACTGATCGTCCTTGTGCTCTGAAATTTGGCCCCAGCGACGCATTTGCGTGAGGTACCAAATAGCATCCGAATAGAAAGGGTAGGTGGCGTGATAGCGGAAGAATACATTGAAGTCAGGTACTTCACGCTTATCGCCTTTTTCGTATTCAAAGGTGCCGGTCATAGAGTTGGCAATCACTTCATAATCAGCGCCAACGTAATAAGGCTTGGAGAGAATCTCTACCGCTTCAGGGCGATTGGCGTTGTTGTTGGCGTCTAACCATTTGGCGGCGCGAATCAGTGCTTTGGTTAAGCGCACCGTAGTATTGGGATACTGCTCGGCAAACTCTTGAGTAATGCCGAATACTTTTTCAGGATTGTTTTTCCAGATTTCATAGTCGGTAATAACCGGCACACCAATGCCTTTAAATACGGCCTGTTGATTCCAGGGCTCGCCCACGCAGTAACCGTAAATAGTGCCCGCCTCAAGGGTTGAAGGCATTTGCGGCGGTGGGGTAACGCTCAGCAGGGCATCGGCCTGCAGTTGGCCCGAGGTGTCACCCTTATGGGGGGCGTAATAGCCTGGGTGAATGCCGCCGGCGGCAAGCCAATAGCGCAGCTCATAATTGTGTGTGGATACGGGAAATACCATGCCCATATTGAATGGTTTACCCTGTTTTTTGTATTCCT from the Gilvimarinus sp. DA14 genome contains:
- a CDS encoding ABC transporter ATP-binding protein gives rise to the protein MHKTHLELSQVGISFPTPKGPFCALQDVNLKIKEGEFVSLIGHSGCGKSTVLNIVAGLYKATTGGVILNGREVDEPGPERAVVFQNHSLLPWLSAYQNVELAVKRVFGRQKSRSEMRDWIEHNLQLVQMGHAMHKKPDEISGGMKQRVGIARALAMEPQVLLMDEPFGALDALTRAHLQDSLMDIQADLGNTVIMITHDVDEAVLLSDRIVMMSNGPAASIGEILEVDLPRPRDRLALADNADYNHYRSAVLRFLYEKQKKVEPINSKRDKPNNSKAGAHHAA
- a CDS encoding ABC transporter permease, whose product is MNSAIAVKQKWQSLRFGKAEVQALGKAVLIPLVGLLLFLGLWHLGAKQVDTSLGQFPGPAEVHEQWNNLLSEHRAENEREAAFYERQQARNEKKLAADPNAEVRWRDFNRRPTFFDQIITSLVTVMTGFLLATAIAIPLGICIGLSNTVYRALNPIIQIFKPVSPLAWLPLVTMVVSAVYVTDDPMLAKSFITSVVTVTLCCLWPTMINTAVGVASLNQDLQNVSRVLRLGWFTHVKTIVLPSAIPMMFTGLRLSLGIAWMVLIAAEMLAQNPGLGKFVWDEFQNGSSNSLGRICVAVLMIGFIGFLLDRALLLLQSWVNWDKTAVVR
- a CDS encoding CmpA/NrtA family ABC transporter substrate-binding protein, with amino-acid sequence MIDKNKQTGITSWLKPVKKLALTAIVMCVSVHTLAVGEPEKEDLKFGFIKLTDMAPLAIALEKGYFEDEGLFVELEAQANWKVLLDRVITGELDGAHMLAGQPLAATIGYGTEAHIITPFSMDLNGNGITVSNDIWQQMKKHIPENSDGKPVHPIKADALKPVVEEYKKQGKPFNMGMVFPVSTHNYELRYWLAAGGIHPGYYAPHKGDTSGQLQADALLSVTPPPQMPSTLEAGTIYGYCVGEPWNQQAVFKGIGVPVITDYEIWKNNPEKVFGITQEFAEQYPNTTVRLTKALIRAAKWLDANNNANRPEAVEILSKPYYVGADYEVIANSMTGTFEYEKGDKREVPDFNVFFRYHATYPFYSDAIWYLTQMRRWGQISEHKDDQWYFDTAKKVYRPDIYAEAAKALIEDGEAEATEFPDFASETGFKGPQPEFIDGISYDGSKPNEYLEKLTIGLKSKDTL